A window from Vigna angularis cultivar LongXiaoDou No.4 chromosome 7, ASM1680809v1, whole genome shotgun sequence encodes these proteins:
- the LOC108336195 gene encoding acetylornithine aminotransferase, mitochondrial, which yields MNTVHISPNHSISQPCYKPRQFFSLARESILIGRSPGIQIRGRSVVRACLNVDVAAPNTGKAKLAKIKDVIEMEGKLLVGTYARTAVVLERGEGCKLYDVEGKEYLDLSAGIAVNALGHGDVDWLKAVVEQAATLTHTSNVFYTIPQVELAKRLVDSSFADRVFFSNSGTESNEAAIKFARKHQRQTTTNAKEPATEFIAFSNCFHGRTLGALALTSKVQYRTPFEPIMPGVTFLEYGNAQAATELIKQGKIAAVFVEPIQGEGGIYSATKEFLQSLRNACDETGTLLVFDEVQCGLGRTGFLWAHEAYGIFPDMMTLAKPLAGGLPIGVVLVTERVASSINYGDHGSTFAGNPLVCSAALAVFDKISKPDFLSSVSKKGLYFKELLNQKLGGNQHVKEIRGVGLIIGIDLDIPATPFVDACRNSGLLVLTAGKGNVVRIVPPLIISEKEIEQAVDILFQTLQVLDN from the exons ATGAATACAGTTCACATTTCTCCAAACCATTCAATTTCTCAACCATGTTACAAACCCAGGCAGTTTTTCAGTTTGGCAAGAGAGAGCATTTTGATTGGAAGAAGTCCCGGTATTCAGATCAGAGGTCGGAGTGTTGTGAGGGCATGTCTTAATGTGGATGTTGCTGCACCAAACACTGGGAAGGCAAAATTGGCGAAAATTAAGGATGTGATCGAGATGGAGGGGAAGCTTTTGGTGGGGACATATGCAAGAACAGCAGTGGTACTTGAGAGGGGGGAAGGTTGCAAATTGTATGACGTTGAAGGAAAAGAATATTTAGATTTGAGTGCTGGGATTGCTGTCAATGCTCTGGGGCATGGTGATGTAGATTGGTTAAAAGCTGTTGTTGAACAGGCCGCCACCCTTACTCATACCAGCAATGTATTCTACACAATACCTCAG GTAGAACTTGCAAAGCGTCTTGTGGATTCCTCTTTTGCTGATCGAGTGTTCTTTTCAAATTCTGGAACAGAATCAAATGAAGCAGCTATAAAATTTGCAAGAAAACATCAGAGACAAACAACTACTAATGCGAAGGAGCCAGCAACAGAGTTCATTGCTTTTAGTAACTGCTTTCATGGGAGAACCTTGGGTGCTCTTGCTTTGACAAGTAAAGTACAATATAGAACACCTTTTGAACCCATAATGCCTGGAGTGACCTTTTTAGAGTATGGAAATGCTCAGGCTGCAACAGAATTAATTAAGCAGGGCAAGATTGCTGCAGTTTTTGTGGAACCCATCCAAGGAGAAGGTGGAATTTACAGTGCCACAAAAGAATTTCTACAGTCCCTGCGCAATGCTTGTGATGAAACAGGGACACTTCTTGTGTTTGATGAG GTTCAATGTGGTTTAGGTAGAACAGGGTTTTTATGGGCCCATGAGGCATATGGTATCTTCCCTGATATGATGACCCTTGCAAAGCCTCTTGCTGGAGGCCTACCTATTGGAGTAGTTTTGGTGACGGAGAGAGTTGCTTCTTCTATAAATTACGGTGATCATGGAAGCACTTTTGCAGGAAACCCTCTTGTTTGCAGTGCTGCTCTTGCTGTTTTCGATAAAATATCAAAACCTGATTTCCTGTCATCTGTATCTAAGAAAGGTCTCTACTTCAAAGAACTACTCAACCAGAAGTTGGGAGGAAACCAACATGTGAAAGAAATTCGTGGTGTTGGGCTAATCATAGGAATAGATTTAGATATACCTGCCACGCCCTTTGTTGATGCTTGTCGAAATTCTGGCCTATTAGTGTTAACTGCTGGAAAAGGAAATGTAGTGAGGATTGTGCCACCATTGATCATATCAGAGAAGGAGATCGAGCAGGCTGTGGACATTTTGTTCCAAACTTTACAAGTTCTTGATAACTAG
- the LOC108337432 gene encoding LOW QUALITY PROTEIN: LEAF RUST 10 DISEASE-RESISTANCE LOCUS RECEPTOR-LIKE PROTEIN KINASE-like 2.1 (The sequence of the model RefSeq protein was modified relative to this genomic sequence to represent the inferred CDS: deleted 1 base in 1 codon) yields MWRESALLVILLFRFQQISATKHYVHSCLPSSCGKVTNITHPFRLKGDPDRCGDHRYELACENNVTILSLYSGKYHVQAINYNNFTIRVVDPGVRQSNCSSIPRYFLSPSNFSDTYNYLDIDMDAYQITQERSEPTYFNHIRMYEVIPKPVSEHVVFMNCNHSVSDNGKYVDTAPCVNWHSKGYTYAIAGDLISEDLEVGCNVKLVTPTSWWGLRTPQYSYSEMHKALAYGFEISWMNRACKDICANSMDRSCIWDTSGRVDCSPNCHRFLSILSICDGTPIWYQLLLYARDTIYTAWIGLVETLKGQKEFDGFGNNKLGLIIGHYVLPSFLLGKFFFGMTLFIALLIYKWKSRHLSMYENIENYLEHANLMPIRYSYKEIKKMTGGFKDKLGEGGYGSVFKGKLSSGPYVAIKMLGKSTSNGQDFISEVATIGRIHHQNIVKLVGFCVEGSKRALIYEFMPNGSLDKIIFSKDGNIHLSYDEIYHISIGIARGIAYLHHGCEMQILHFDIKPHNILLDGKLTPKVSDFGLAKLYPIDNNVVTMTGARGTIGYMAPELFYNNIGRISQKADVYSFGMLLMEMTNKRKNLNPHAQHSSQLYLPFWIYKYIGKEKDIDIEDVKEEEKEEVKKMIIVALWCIQLKPNDRPTMSEVVKMLEGDIESLKIPPKPTLFPDETMSSDLSFTSSSNSSM; encoded by the exons ATGTGGAGAGAGAGTGCGTTATTGGTGATTCTGCTGTTTCGATTTCAGCAAATTTCTGCTACAAAGCACTATGTTCATTCGTGTCTCCCTTCTTCCTGTGGCAAAGTCACCAACATAACGCATCCATTCCGACTAAAAGGCGACCCAGATCGCTGCGGCGACCACAGGTATGAGCTCGCCTGTGAAAATAACGTTACAATTTTATCTTTGTACTCCGGAAAATACCATGTGCAGGCCATCAACTACAATAATTTCACAATCCGAGTGGTTGATCCCGGTGTTCGGCAATCAAATTGCTCCTCCATTCCTCGCTATTTCTTGTCTCCATCCAATTTCAGTGATACCTATAATTACCTCGATATTGATATGGATGCATACCAAATTACTCAAGAACGATCCGAACCTAcctattttaatcatataagAATGTACGAAGTTATTCCAAAGCCGGTTTCTGAACATGTAGTTTTCATGAATTGTAACCATTCCGTGAGTGACAATGGTAAGTACGTAGATACTGCTCCCTGCGTGAATTGGCACTCCAAAGGTTATACATATGCTATAGCTGGGGACCTAATATCCGAGGACTTAGAAGTTGGTTGTAATGTAAAGCTGGTTACTCCCACATCTTGGTGGGGTTTGCGCACACCTCAATATTCCTACAGTGAGATGCACAAGGCACTAGCGTATGGGTTTGAGATTTCGTGGATGAATCGCGCCTGCAAGGACATTTGTGCAAATTCAATGGATAGGTCCTGCATATGGGACACTTCCGGGAGGGTTGATTGCTCGCCCAACTGCCACAGGTTCCTGTCAATTTTGAGTATATGTG ATGGCACGCCAATATGGTACCAGCTTTTATTATATGCAAGAG ATACTATTTATACTGCCTGGATAG GTCtggttgaaacattaaaaggaCAAAAAGAATTTGATGGTTTCGGCAAcaataaattaggtttaattattgGACACTACGTTTTACCATCCTTCTTGCTAGGCAAATTTTTTTTTGGGATGACGTTATTTATTGCACTATTGATATACAAATGGAAAAGTCGGCATTTGTCCATGTacgaaaatattgaaaattactTGGAACATGCCAATTTGATGCCTATCAGATACTCATACAAGGAAATCAAGAAAATGACTGGAGGTTTCAAGGATAAATTGGGTGAAGGAGGATATGGTTCTGTGTTTAAGGGAAAGTTGTCTAGTGGACCTTATGTGGCAATAAAAATGTTAGGTAAATCAACAAGTAATGGTCAAGATTTTATCAGTGAAGTTGCAACTATCGGAAGAATTCATCatcaaaatattgtaaaattggTTGGATTTTGTGTTGAAGGATCAAAACGTGCTCTTATTTACGAATTCATGCCTAATGGATCTttggataaaattattttttccaaaGATGGAAATATACATTTAAGTTATGATGAAATATATCATATTTCAATTGGAATAGCTAGAGGGATAGCTTATCTTCATCATGGGTGTGAGATGCAAATTCTGCATTTTGATATCAAACCCCACAACATCTTACTAGATGGAAAGCTCACCCCAAAGGTCTCGGACTTTGGATTGGCAAAATTATATCCAATAGATAATAATGTTGTTACAATGACAGGAGCAAGAGGAACCATTGGGTATATGGCTCcagaattattttataataacattgGAAGAATATCTCAGAAGGCTGATGTTTATAGCTTTGGAATGCTTCTTATGGAGAtgacaaacaaaaga aaaaacctaAATCCACATGCACAACATTCAAGTCAATTGTATCTTCCTTTTtggatttataaatatattggaaaagaaaaagatatagaTATTGAAGATGtcaaagaggaagaaaaggaagaagtaaAGAAAATGATTATAGTTGCACTTTGGTGCATACAATTGAAACCAAATGACCGTCCCACAATGAGTGAAGTAGTTAAAATGCTTGAAGGAGACATTGAAAGCTTGAAAATACCTCCAAAGCCTACTTTATTTCCAGATGAAACAATGTCAAGTGACTTAAGCTTCACTAGTTCTTCTAATTCTTCCATGTAA
- the LOC108337180 gene encoding rust resistance kinase Lr10 codes for MAESSVLPLQGESLLITLLLMFLLIVSSSGEKECSELPNCGSKEPPIRFPFQLVQGMKDACDSPGLCVYCSENKETMLLHPTVKLRVTDIHYKFQIIYLNDSENCLPKKFLNLNNFTIPPYQLGSSYEPQTNYLNFFDCSSLGLPHLRNRDQTYSSSQDMIRCPTYVSNSDESVLELDLTSCSKMFNIISQASASDLRRNWLNLRWSEPNCGECEAKGNRCKWKTNSTTEIECVDCSPKRHIHIHKYSIFTATGSIVLGLVVIAVFKMVHHFKKKEEDQARVDKFLEDYRADKPARFTYADVKRITGGFKEKLGEGAHGAVFRGKLSNEILVAVKILNNTEGDGNDFINEVGIMGKIHHINVVRLLGFCAEGLHRALVYNLFPNGSLQSFIFPPDDKDHFLGWEKLQHIAHGIAKGIEYLHQGCDRPIIHFDINPHNVLLDENFIPKISDFGLAKLCSKNPSLVSMTAARGTLGYIAPEVFSRNFGNVSYKSDIYSYGMLLLEMVGGRKNVDISSAQNFNVLYPDWIHNLVDGDIHIHVEDEGEVKIAKKLAIVGLWCIQWQPVNRPSIKSVIQMLESAEENQLTVPPNPFHSTSSTSTGRLISTRRPMELDVIQE; via the exons ATGGCGGAGTCTAGTGTGCTACCTCTCCAAGGTGAGTCCTTATTGATAACACTACTGTTAATGTTCTTGCTTATTGTAAGTAGCAGCGGTGAAAAAGAGTGCTCGGAATTGCCTAATTGTGGGTCTAAAGAACCGCCTATTAGATTTCCCTTCCAACTCGTCCAGGGGATGAAAGATGCATGTGATTCTCCTGGTTTGTGTGTATATTGTAGTGAAAATAAGGAGACCATGCTTCTTCACCCTACAGTAAAACTCCGTGTCACAGATATACACTACAAATTTCAGATTATTTACTTGAACGATTCAGAAAATTGCCTTCCGAAGAAGTTTCTAAACCTCAACAATTTTACGATTCCTCCTTACCAACTTGGTTCATCATATGAACCACAAACAAACTACTTGAATTTCTTCGATTGTTCTTCACTTGGACTTCCACACCTCAGAAACAGAGACCAGACATACTCGAGTTCGCAAGACATGATTCGTTGTCCGACTTACGTTTCTAACTCTGACGAAAGTGTCCTTGAATTGGACCTAACATCTTGTTCCAAGATGTTCAACATCATTTCGCAGGCCTCGGCATCTGACCTGCGGAGGAATTGGTTGAATTTGAGATGGTCCGAACCAAACTGTGGTGAGTGCGAAGCAAAAGGCAATAGATGTAAATGGAAGACGAACAGCACAACGGAAATCGAATGTGTAGACTGCAGTCCCAAACGACACATTCACATTCACAAATATTCTATTTTCACTGCTACAG GTTCTATTGTTTTGGGGCTGGTGGTTATTGCAGTGTTTAAGATGGTGCaccattttaaaaagaaagaagaagaccAAGCTAGAGTGGATAAGTTTCTAGAGGATTACAGAGCAGACAAGCCTGCAAGATTTACCTATGCTGATGTAAAAAGAATCACTGGTGGTTTCAAAGAAAAGTTAGGGGAAGGAGCTCATGGAGCTGTGTTTAGAGGAAAACTTTCAAATGAGATTCTCGTGGCTGTGAAGATCCTCAATAATACGGAGGGAGATGGGAACGATTTCATCAATGAAGTTGGAATTATGGGAAAAATTCACCACATCAACGTGGTTCGTTTGCTTGGTTTTTGTGCTGAGGGACTCCATCGGGCTCTTGTCTACAATTTGTTTCCAAACGGTTCGCTACAGAGTTTCATATTTCCACCGGATGACAAGGACCATTTTCTTGGCTGGGAGAAGCTGCAACACATTGCTCATGGCATTGCTAAAGGGATTGAGTATCTTCATCAAGGTTGTGATCGTCCCATTATTCACTTTGACATCAACCCTCACAATGTGTTACTCGATGAAAACTTCATCCCGAAAATTTCTGACTTTGGCTTAGCCAAATTGTGTTCAAAGAATCCTAGTTTGGTGTCCATGACAGCTGCAAGGGGAACCTTGGGATACATTGCACCAGAAGTTTTCTCCAGAAACTTTGGAAATGTGTCTTATAAATCCGATATCTACAGTTATGGAATGTTATTGTTGGAAATGGTTGGAGGAAGGAAGAATGTTGACATATCTTCAGCACAAAATTTTAATGTTCTGTACCCGGATTGGATCCATAACCTGGTTGATGGAGATATCCATATCCATGTTGAGGATGAAGGTGAAGTTAAAATTGCAAAGAAACTGGCAATTGTTGGACTTTGGTGCATTCAGTGGCAGCCAGTGAACAGACCATCCATAAAATCTGTCATACAAATGTTAGAAAGTGCAGAGGAAAACCAGTTAACTGTTCCTCCTAACCCATTTCACTCAACGTCCTCCACTTCTACTGGTAGACTCATTTCAACAAGACGTCCTATGGAGTTGGATGTGATTCAAGAATGA
- the LOC108337077 gene encoding protein phosphatase 2C 51 isoform X3, with product MKKPKHHSSSANADRRVEPDSGEFVAKMKNGRQRRLKIKQMKYTCQAKIRIRNGTVGVSPTPAEDREGGSREIHERVEISLSLAAASSSSEEEERSLSEKSDGVLSYGSTSVIGSRKEMEDAVSAEIGFAAKERGKYDFFAVYDGHGGAQVAEACRKRLHRLVAEEVERSESPVEWDWQGVMEGCFRKMDSEVAGNAAVRTVGSTAVVAVIAAEELVVANCGDCRAVLGRGGEAVDLSSDHKPDRPDELMRIEEAGGRVINWNGQRVLGVLATSRSIGDQYLRPYVISKPEVTVTKRSSKDEFVILASDGLWDVMSSEVACQVVRKCLNGQIRRVCNGVGNHENRAAEAASLLAEIALAKGSKDNTSVIVVELRGTVT from the exons ATGAAGAAGCCAAAACACCACTCATCGTCGGCCAACGCTGACCGGCGAGTGGAGCCTGATTCCGGTGAGTTTGTCGCCAAGATGAAGAACGGTCGCCAGAGACGGCTCAAAATCAAGCAAATGAAGTACACTTGCCAGGCGAAGATCCGCATCAGGAATGGAACCGTCGGCGTCTCGCCGACGCCGGCGGAGGACCGGGAGGGAGGGAGCAGAGAGATTCATGAGCGCGTGGAGATATCTTTGTCGCTGGCGGCGGCGTCGTCGTCCTCGGAGGAGGAGGAGCGGTCATTGTCGGAGAAAAGCGACGGTGTTTTGTCGTACGGGTCAACGTCTGTGATTGGGAGCAGGAAGGAGATGGAGGACGCGGTGAGTGCGGAGATAGGGTTTGCTGCGAAGGAGAGAGGGAAGTACGACTTCTTCGCGGTGTACGACGGCCACGGCGGAGCGCAGGTGGCGGAGGCGTGTCGCAAGCGGTTGCACCGGCTGGTTGCGGAGGAAGTGGAGAGGAGTGAGAGTCCCGTGGAATGGGACTGGCAGGGAGTGATGGAAGGGTGCTTCCGTAAAATGGACAGCGAGGTCGCCGGTAATGCGGCCGTCAGGACTGTGGGTTCCACGGCGGTTGTAGCTGTGATCGCGGCGGAGGAGCTTGTCGTCGCTAATTGCGGTGATTGTAGGGCTGTGTTGGGAAGAGGAGGTGAGGCCGTCGACTTGTCTAGTGATCATAAG CCCGATAGACCAGACGAGTTGATGCGAATAGAAGAGGCTGGTGGAAGGGTCATTAACTGGAATGGCCAGCGCGTGCTTGGTGTTCTTGCTACTTCAAGATCCATAG GAGATCAGTACCTTCGACCTTATGTGATATCAAAACCAGAAGTGACAGTGACGAAGCGAAGCAGCAAGGATGAATTTGTGATACTAGCAAGTGATGGATTGTGGGATGTTATGTCGAGTGAAGTTGCGTGCCAAGTTGTAAGGAAATGCCTGAATGGACAGATTAGGAGAGTGTGCAATGGAGTTGGGAACCATGAAAACCGTGCTGCCGAGGCTGCAAGCCTCTTAGCTGAGATAGCATTGGCAAAGGGAAGTAAAGATAACACCAGTGTCATTGTAGTTGAGCTAAGAGGAACAGTAACATAA
- the LOC108337077 gene encoding protein phosphatase 2C 51 isoform X1 yields the protein MKKPKHHSSSANADRRVEPDSGEFVAKMKNGRQRRLKIKQMKYTCQAKIRIRNGTVGVSPTPAEDREGGSREIHERVEISLSLAAASSSSEEEERSLSEKSDGVLSYGSTSVIGSRKEMEDAVSAEIGFAAKERGKYDFFAVYDGHGGAQVAEACRKRLHRLVAEEVERSESPVEWDWQGVMEGCFRKMDSEVAGNAAVRTVGSTAVVAVIAAEELVVANCGDCRAVLGRGGEAVDLSSDHKPDRPDELMRIEEAGGRVINWNGQRVLGVLATSRSIALKRQKNLGSLWLFIISVEISTFDLM from the exons ATGAAGAAGCCAAAACACCACTCATCGTCGGCCAACGCTGACCGGCGAGTGGAGCCTGATTCCGGTGAGTTTGTCGCCAAGATGAAGAACGGTCGCCAGAGACGGCTCAAAATCAAGCAAATGAAGTACACTTGCCAGGCGAAGATCCGCATCAGGAATGGAACCGTCGGCGTCTCGCCGACGCCGGCGGAGGACCGGGAGGGAGGGAGCAGAGAGATTCATGAGCGCGTGGAGATATCTTTGTCGCTGGCGGCGGCGTCGTCGTCCTCGGAGGAGGAGGAGCGGTCATTGTCGGAGAAAAGCGACGGTGTTTTGTCGTACGGGTCAACGTCTGTGATTGGGAGCAGGAAGGAGATGGAGGACGCGGTGAGTGCGGAGATAGGGTTTGCTGCGAAGGAGAGAGGGAAGTACGACTTCTTCGCGGTGTACGACGGCCACGGCGGAGCGCAGGTGGCGGAGGCGTGTCGCAAGCGGTTGCACCGGCTGGTTGCGGAGGAAGTGGAGAGGAGTGAGAGTCCCGTGGAATGGGACTGGCAGGGAGTGATGGAAGGGTGCTTCCGTAAAATGGACAGCGAGGTCGCCGGTAATGCGGCCGTCAGGACTGTGGGTTCCACGGCGGTTGTAGCTGTGATCGCGGCGGAGGAGCTTGTCGTCGCTAATTGCGGTGATTGTAGGGCTGTGTTGGGAAGAGGAGGTGAGGCCGTCGACTTGTCTAGTGATCATAAG CCCGATAGACCAGACGAGTTGATGCGAATAGAAGAGGCTGGTGGAAGGGTCATTAACTGGAATGGCCAGCGCGTGCTTGGTGTTCTTGCTACTTCAAGATCCATAG CATTGAAAAGACAGAAGAATCTTGGCTCCCTCTGGCTTTTTATTATCAGTGTC GAGATCAGTACCTTCGACCTTATGTGA
- the LOC108337077 gene encoding protein phosphatase 2C 51 isoform X2 → MKKPKHHSSSANADRRVEPDSGEFVAKMKNGRQRRLKIKQMKYTCQAKIRIRNGTVGVSPTPAEDREGGSREIHERVEISLSLAAASSSSEEEERSLSEKSDGVLSYGSTSVIGSRKEMEDAVSAEIGFAAKERGKYDFFAVYDGHGGAQVAEACRKRLHRLVAEEVERSESPVEWDWQGVMEGCFRKMDSEVAGNAAVRTVGSTAVVAVIAAEELVVANCGDCRAVLGRGGEAVDLSSDHKPDRPDELMRIEEAGGRVINWNGQRVLGVLATSRSIALKRQKNLGSLWLFIISVVSMAEQR, encoded by the exons ATGAAGAAGCCAAAACACCACTCATCGTCGGCCAACGCTGACCGGCGAGTGGAGCCTGATTCCGGTGAGTTTGTCGCCAAGATGAAGAACGGTCGCCAGAGACGGCTCAAAATCAAGCAAATGAAGTACACTTGCCAGGCGAAGATCCGCATCAGGAATGGAACCGTCGGCGTCTCGCCGACGCCGGCGGAGGACCGGGAGGGAGGGAGCAGAGAGATTCATGAGCGCGTGGAGATATCTTTGTCGCTGGCGGCGGCGTCGTCGTCCTCGGAGGAGGAGGAGCGGTCATTGTCGGAGAAAAGCGACGGTGTTTTGTCGTACGGGTCAACGTCTGTGATTGGGAGCAGGAAGGAGATGGAGGACGCGGTGAGTGCGGAGATAGGGTTTGCTGCGAAGGAGAGAGGGAAGTACGACTTCTTCGCGGTGTACGACGGCCACGGCGGAGCGCAGGTGGCGGAGGCGTGTCGCAAGCGGTTGCACCGGCTGGTTGCGGAGGAAGTGGAGAGGAGTGAGAGTCCCGTGGAATGGGACTGGCAGGGAGTGATGGAAGGGTGCTTCCGTAAAATGGACAGCGAGGTCGCCGGTAATGCGGCCGTCAGGACTGTGGGTTCCACGGCGGTTGTAGCTGTGATCGCGGCGGAGGAGCTTGTCGTCGCTAATTGCGGTGATTGTAGGGCTGTGTTGGGAAGAGGAGGTGAGGCCGTCGACTTGTCTAGTGATCATAAG CCCGATAGACCAGACGAGTTGATGCGAATAGAAGAGGCTGGTGGAAGGGTCATTAACTGGAATGGCCAGCGCGTGCTTGGTGTTCTTGCTACTTCAAGATCCATAG CATTGAAAAGACAGAAGAATCTTGGCTCCCTCTGGCTTTTTATTATCAGTGTCGTGAGTATGGCAGAGCAACGTTGA